CGCCATCGTCGGCAGCGCCGGCGAATTGGAACATGGTGCGCTGTGGCACGCGCCGGGCGGCTATGCGATGCGCGAACGGCTGGGCGAAGCCAAGGCGATCGTGCCCTCGGCCAAGAAGGTGGGAGGCTTCGGCGCGCGGCTCGACGTGCCGATCGGCCATATCAACGCCGCCTATGTGCGCTCGCATTTCGACGCCATGGAGATCGGCATCGCCGACGGGCCTCGCCCCGACGAAATCCTGTTCTGCCTTGTCATGACCTGCGGGCCGCGCATCCACAACCGCATGGGCGGCCTGGAGGCCAAGGACATCAAGTTGTGGGACGGCCAAAGATGACGGCCAGCAAGGCGCCGCTGACGCTCGTCGACCACGACGAGGCGGATGAAATCTATCATCTGCAAGACCAGGTCGGCTTCGTGCTGCGCAAGGCGCACCAGCGGCACCTGTCGATCTTCGCTTCGCGTATCGCAGACCTGACGCCGCCGCAATTCGCGGCGCTGGCCAGGCTCCACGAGGTTGGCGAAACCTCGCAGAATCAGCTCGGCCAGATGATTGCCATGGATGCCGCCACCGTGAAGGGGGTCATCGACCGGCTGAAATCGCGCGGCTATGTCGATCTCAAGAAACACGAGACTGACAAGCGGCTGCTTTTGGTGTCGCTGACGGCTGCCGGGCGTAAGGCCATCGAACAACTCATACCGTTGGCGAAGGCCATCACCGGCGAGACCCTGGCGCCGCTGTCGGCCAGGGAGGCGGCGCAGTTCCT
The genomic region above belongs to Mesorhizobium terrae and contains:
- a CDS encoding amino acid synthesis family protein, whose product is MPEFPIRKIAVLSEEIIHDGGPAANMPRRRAAAMALVKNPFAGRYEEKLQGAMDDLKPLGLLLTDRLIAALGGDAHIIDGYGKGAIVGSAGELEHGALWHAPGGYAMRERLGEAKAIVPSAKKVGGFGARLDVPIGHINAAYVRSHFDAMEIGIADGPRPDEILFCLVMTCGPRIHNRMGGLEAKDIKLWDGQR
- a CDS encoding MarR family winged helix-turn-helix transcriptional regulator is translated as MTASKAPLTLVDHDEADEIYHLQDQVGFVLRKAHQRHLSIFASRIADLTPPQFAALARLHEVGETSQNQLGQMIAMDAATVKGVIDRLKSRGYVDLKKHETDKRLLLVSLTAAGRKAIEQLIPLAKAITGETLAPLSAREAAQFLRLLAKIA